A DNA window from Dunckerocampus dactyliophorus isolate RoL2022-P2 chromosome 17, RoL_Ddac_1.1, whole genome shotgun sequence contains the following coding sequences:
- the bmpr1bb gene encoding bone morphogenetic protein receptor, type IBb isoform X1, producing the protein MLVPWLPQEPAWHVLLLLLLSGLASQSPGSHANLLDSILFRNGWKGESERRSEGGSSNSASTVTVHNMLWCHCNSNCPEDSVNNTCMTDGYCFTKVEEEEEGGRAVFITGCLGLAGSEFQCRDTWNSRSKRALECCMDEDYCNRNLHPTLRPLQTSDYVNSGGQYLALLISTSVCSIFLCIILIICCLRYKRQETEPRYSINLEQEDTYIPPGESLKDLIEHSHSMGSGSGSGLPLLVQRTIAKQIQMVKQIGKGRYGEVWMGKWRGERVAVKVFFTTEEESWFRETEIYQTFLMRHDNILGFIAADIKGTGSWTQLYLITDYHENGSLYDYLRSNTLDVSALLKLAYSSISGLCHLHTEIYGTQGKPAIAHRDLKSKNVLVKKNGSCCIADLGLAVKFNSDTNEVDIPPNLRVGTKRYMPPEVLDESLNRTYFQSFIMADMYSFGLIMWEMVRRCISGGMSEGFLSHIIDDFKYFLCVCVCVCVCKGMVEEYQLPYYDLVPTDPSYDDMWKVVCFKKQRPAFANRWGSDECLRQFGKLMSECWAHNPASRLTALRVKKTLAKMLESQDIKPSHSDT; encoded by the exons ccAACTTGTTGGACTCCATACTGTTTCGGAATGGCTGGAAGGGCGAGTCGGAGCGGCGGTCTGAGGGGGGCAGCAGCAACAGTGCGTCCACTGTCACCGTCCACAACATGCTGTGGTGTCACTGCAACAGCAATTGTCCTGAGGACTCTGTCAACAACACTTGCAT GACGGATGGTTACTGCTTCAccaaggtggaggaggaggaggaaggggggcGCGCTGTCTTCATCACAGGCTGTCTGGGACTGGCTGGTTCCGAGTTCCAATGCAGA GACACATGGAACAGTCGCTCCAAGAGAGCTCTGGAGTGCTGCATGGATGAGGACTACTGCAACCGCAACCTTCATCCCACTCTTCGTCCACTGCAGACGTCAG ATTACGTGAACAGCGGTGGTCAGTACTTGGCTCTGCTCATCTCCACCTCTGTGtgcagcatcttcctctgcatcatcctcatcatctgCTGCCTCAG ATACAAGAGGCAGGAGACAGAGCCGCGCTACAGCATCAACCTGGAGCAGGAGGACACCTACATCCCACCTGGGGAGTCGTTGAAGGACCTCATCGAGCATTCACACAGCATGGGATCTGGATCAGGATCAGGGCTCCCTCTGCTG GTTCAGCGCACCATCGCCAAGCAGATCCAGATGGTGAAGCAGATCGGGAAGGGGCGCTACGGGGAGGTGTGGATGGGCAAGTGGCGAGGAGAGAGAGTAGCCGTCAAAGTCTTCTTCACCACCGAGGAGGAGAGCTGGTTCAGAGAGACCGAAATCTACCAGACCTTCCTCATGCGACACGACAACATCCTGG GCTTCATCGCGGCCGACATTAAGGGCACGGGCTCGTGGACTCAGCTGTACCTGATTACGGACTACCACGAGAACGGCTCGCTGTACGACTACCTCAGGTCCAACACGCTGGACGTCAGCGCTCTGCTCAAGCTGGCCTACTCGTCCATCTCGGGCCTGTGCCACCTGCACACCGAGATCTACGGCACGCAGGGCAAACCCGCCATCGCGCACCGAGACCTCAAGAGCAAAAACGTCTTGGTCAAGAAGAACGGGTCCTGCTGCATAGCGGACCTCGGACTGGCCGTCAAATTTAACAG TGACACCAACGAGGTGGACATACCCCCCAACCTGCGCGTGGGCACCAAGCGCTACATGCCCCCCGAGGTGCTGGACGAGAGCTTAAACAGGACGTACTTCCAGTCCTTCATCATGGCGGACATGTATAGCTTTGGACTCATTATGTGGGAGATGGTGCGGCGCTGCATCAGCGGAGGTATGTCGGAGGGTTTTTTAAGTCACATCATTGATGATTTCAAGtacttcttgtgtgtgtgtgtgtgtgtgtgtgtttgtaaaggCATGGTGGAGGAGTACCAGCTACCTTATTACGACTTGGTGCCGACTGATCCTTCCTATGATGACATGTGGAAAGTGGTGTGCTTCAAGAAACAAAGACCAGCTTTTGCTAACCGCTGGGGCAGTGATGAG tGTTTACGACAGTTTGGAAAGCTCATGTCGGAATGCTGGGCTCAcaatcccgcctctcgcctcaCGGCCTTGAGGGTGAAGAAGACCCTGGCTAAGATGTTGGAGTCCCAAGACATCAAACCGTCTCACAGCGACACATGA
- the bmpr1bb gene encoding bone morphogenetic protein receptor, type IBb isoform X2, whose protein sequence is MLVPWLPQEPAWHVLLLLLLSGLASQSPGSHANLLDSILFRNGWKGESERRSEGGSSNSASTVTVHNMLWCHCNSNCPEDSVNNTCMTDGYCFTKVEEEEEGGRAVFITGCLGLAGSEFQCRDTWNSRSKRALECCMDEDYCNRNLHPTLRPLQTSDYVNSGGQYLALLISTSVCSIFLCIILIICCLRYKRQETEPRYSINLEQEDTYIPPGESLKDLIEHSHSMGSGSGSGLPLLVQRTIAKQIQMVKQIGKGRYGEVWMGKWRGERVAVKVFFTTEEESWFRETEIYQTFLMRHDNILGFIAADIKGTGSWTQLYLITDYHENGSLYDYLRSNTLDVSALLKLAYSSISGLCHLHTEIYGTQGKPAIAHRDLKSKNVLVKKNGSCCIADLGLAVKFNSDTNEVDIPPNLRVGTKRYMPPEVLDESLNRTYFQSFIMADMYSFGLIMWEMVRRCISGGMVEEYQLPYYDLVPTDPSYDDMWKVVCFKKQRPAFANRWGSDECLRQFGKLMSECWAHNPASRLTALRVKKTLAKMLESQDIKPSHSDT, encoded by the exons ccAACTTGTTGGACTCCATACTGTTTCGGAATGGCTGGAAGGGCGAGTCGGAGCGGCGGTCTGAGGGGGGCAGCAGCAACAGTGCGTCCACTGTCACCGTCCACAACATGCTGTGGTGTCACTGCAACAGCAATTGTCCTGAGGACTCTGTCAACAACACTTGCAT GACGGATGGTTACTGCTTCAccaaggtggaggaggaggaggaaggggggcGCGCTGTCTTCATCACAGGCTGTCTGGGACTGGCTGGTTCCGAGTTCCAATGCAGA GACACATGGAACAGTCGCTCCAAGAGAGCTCTGGAGTGCTGCATGGATGAGGACTACTGCAACCGCAACCTTCATCCCACTCTTCGTCCACTGCAGACGTCAG ATTACGTGAACAGCGGTGGTCAGTACTTGGCTCTGCTCATCTCCACCTCTGTGtgcagcatcttcctctgcatcatcctcatcatctgCTGCCTCAG ATACAAGAGGCAGGAGACAGAGCCGCGCTACAGCATCAACCTGGAGCAGGAGGACACCTACATCCCACCTGGGGAGTCGTTGAAGGACCTCATCGAGCATTCACACAGCATGGGATCTGGATCAGGATCAGGGCTCCCTCTGCTG GTTCAGCGCACCATCGCCAAGCAGATCCAGATGGTGAAGCAGATCGGGAAGGGGCGCTACGGGGAGGTGTGGATGGGCAAGTGGCGAGGAGAGAGAGTAGCCGTCAAAGTCTTCTTCACCACCGAGGAGGAGAGCTGGTTCAGAGAGACCGAAATCTACCAGACCTTCCTCATGCGACACGACAACATCCTGG GCTTCATCGCGGCCGACATTAAGGGCACGGGCTCGTGGACTCAGCTGTACCTGATTACGGACTACCACGAGAACGGCTCGCTGTACGACTACCTCAGGTCCAACACGCTGGACGTCAGCGCTCTGCTCAAGCTGGCCTACTCGTCCATCTCGGGCCTGTGCCACCTGCACACCGAGATCTACGGCACGCAGGGCAAACCCGCCATCGCGCACCGAGACCTCAAGAGCAAAAACGTCTTGGTCAAGAAGAACGGGTCCTGCTGCATAGCGGACCTCGGACTGGCCGTCAAATTTAACAG TGACACCAACGAGGTGGACATACCCCCCAACCTGCGCGTGGGCACCAAGCGCTACATGCCCCCCGAGGTGCTGGACGAGAGCTTAAACAGGACGTACTTCCAGTCCTTCATCATGGCGGACATGTATAGCTTTGGACTCATTATGTGGGAGATGGTGCGGCGCTGCATCAGCGGAG gCATGGTGGAGGAGTACCAGCTACCTTATTACGACTTGGTGCCGACTGATCCTTCCTATGATGACATGTGGAAAGTGGTGTGCTTCAAGAAACAAAGACCAGCTTTTGCTAACCGCTGGGGCAGTGATGAG tGTTTACGACAGTTTGGAAAGCTCATGTCGGAATGCTGGGCTCAcaatcccgcctctcgcctcaCGGCCTTGAGGGTGAAGAAGACCCTGGCTAAGATGTTGGAGTCCCAAGACATCAAACCGTCTCACAGCGACACATGA